A stretch of DNA from Oceanibaculum indicum P24:
CACCGGCTCCGGCAAGACGGAGGTCTATTTCGAAGCCATCGCCGCCGCGCTGAAGCAAGGCCATCAGGTGATGGTACTGCTGCCGGAAATCGCGCTGACGCCGCACTGGCTGGAACGGTTCGAGGCGCGCTTCGGCTGTCGCCCGACCGAATGGCATTCGGAACTGACGCAGGCGCAGCGCCGCGACAATTGGCGCGCCATCGCCGAAGGCAAGGCCAGCATCGTGGTCGGCGCGCGGTCCGCCCTGTTCCTGCCCTTCCCGGCGCTAGGGCTGATCGTGGTGGATGAGGAACACGAAAGCGCCTTCAAGCAGGAGGAAGGCGTCACCTACCACGCCCGTGACATGGCGGTGGTGCGCGCCTATCTGGCGAAGATCCCCATCGTGCTGGTCTCCGCCACGCCCTCGCTGGAAACCATGGCGAATGTGGAGAGCGGCCGCTATCAGCGGGTCAGCCTGCCCGACCGCTTCGCCGGTGCCGCCCTGCCAATGATCCAGGCCATCGACATGCGGGCCAGCAAGCCGCCGCCGGGCCGCTGGCTGTCGCCGCCGCTGGTCGAGGCGCTGCGCGGCACGCTGGAGGCCGGTGAGCAGGCACTCTTGTTCCTGAATCGACGCGGCTATGCCCCGCTGACGCTATGCGGTGCCTGTGGCCATCGCCTGGCCTGCCCGAACTGTACCGCCTGGCTGGTCGAGCACCGGCTGGCCGGGCGGCTGCAATGCCACCAGTGCGGCCATACCGAAAAGCTGCCGGACCATTGCCCGGCCTGCGACAGCGAGGAAGGCTTCAAGGCGGTCGGCCCTGGTGTAGAGCGTATCGCCGAGGAAGTGCTGCACCTGTTCCCCGAGGCGCGCTTCGCGCTGATCGCCAGCGACACGCTGGGCGGGCCGGCGGCGGTCGCGGAGATGCTGCGCAGCGTGCGCGACCGAGAGGTCGATATCCTGATCGGCACGCAGATGGTCGCCAAGGGTCATCACTTCCCGATGCTGACGCTGGTCGGCGTGGTCGATGCCGATCTCGGCCTGGTCGGCGGCGATCTGCGCGCGGCGGAGCGCACCTACCAGCTGCTGCATCAGGTCGCCGGGCGCGCCGGCCGTGCCGAGCATCCGGGCCGTGTGCTGCTGCAGACCTACGAACCGGGTCACAAGGTCATCCAGGCGCTGGTCGAGGGCGACCGCGACCGTTTCCTGGAAGCCGAGGCGGATGACCGGCGGCGCGCCGGCATGCCGCCCTATGGCCGGCTGGCCGCCCTCATCGTCTCCGGTGCCGACCGCAATCAGGTGGAGGCCACGGCCCTGCGGCTTGGTCGCGCGGCACCCCGGCAGGAGAGTATCCGCGTGCTGGGCCCGGCCCCCGCCCCCTTTTCCGTGCTGCGCGGGCGGCATCGCTTCCGGCTGCTGCTGCAGGCCCCGCGCGGGGTGAATGTGCAGGCGGTACTGCGGTACTGGCTGGCGCAGGTGCAGATACCGCATGCTGTGCGTGTTTCGGTGGATATCGACCCTTACAATTTCCTCTGATCCGGGCTTATGCCAAGGGCGCGCGCGCCCCGCCTCCCAATAGGCCTTCCAACGGGCTTTCCGGCTGCCCGAAAATGATTGTCGAAATGCGCGTGATTAGTGCCCCGCTACGGCTTGCACACCCCATACGACTATGTTAGACAACGCCCGGCCTTGGGGGGAGGGTTGCCTTCCAACAGGGTTAGGTATTGCTTCCGCCCCTTGACTTTCCTTGACATTGGGCGGTGCGCGACACTCAGAGACTTAGGTCATCCTCATCAGAAGTGGGAGCTTCCCAGTTGGCGAAAGGGATGCAAGGCCTGTCAGCGATCGCCCAGCGTTATGCAACGGCGCTCTACGAGCTGGCGGAAACCGAAAAGACGCTCGACGACGTTGCCGCCGATCTGCGCGATCTGCGGCAAATGCTGGTCGACTCCGAGGATCTGGCGCGGCTCACCCGCTCGCCGATCCTGTCGCGCGACGAGCAGTCGAAGGCCATCGCGGCCATTCTCGACAAGGCCGGCGCGAAGCCGCTGACCAAGAAATTCGTGGGCACGCTGGCGATGAACCGCCGGCTGTTCGCCCTCCCCGGCATCATCGATGCCTTCCTGAGCGAGCTTGCCCGGCGGCGCGGTGAAGTCACGGCGGAGATTTCCTCCGCCAAGGCGCTCACCAAGACCCAGGAAAAGGCGCTCACGGACGCATTGAAAAAGGCGATCGGTTCCACCGTCGCCATCGAAACGAAGGTCGAGCCTGCCCTGATCGGCGGGCTGATCGTCAAGGTTGGATCACGCATGATCGATAGTTCGCTGCGCACCAAGCTGCAGCGGCTGCAGCTCGCGATGAAAGGGACTGCTTGATGGACATCCGCGCCGCCGAGATCTCCTCTATTCTGAAGGACCAGATCGCCAATTTCGGCACCGAAGCCGAAGTGGCCGAGGTCGGCACCGTTCTGTCGGTCAGTGACGGCATTGCCCGTGTCTATGGCCTCGACAAGGTCGAAGCCGGCGAAATGGTCGAATTCCCCAACGGTATCCGTGGCATGGCGCTGAACCTCGAGACCGACAATGTCGGTGTCGTGATTTTCGGCGACGACCGCGACATCAAGGAAGGCGACACCGTCAAGCGGACCGGCACCATCGTTGACGCGCCGGTCGGCAAGGGCCTGCTGGGCCGCGTCGTGGACGGCCTCGGCAACCCGATTGACGGCAAGGGCCCGCTGAAGGACGTGAAGCGCACCCGCGTCGAGGTGAAGGCGCCCGGCATCATCCCGCGCCGCTCGGTGCATGAGCCGATGCAGACCGGCCTGAAGGCCATCGACAGCCTGATCCCGGTCGGCCGTGGCCAGCGCGAGCTGATCATCGGCGACCGCCAGACCGGCAAGACCGCGGTGGCGATCGACACGATCCTGAACCAGGCCGTGATCAACAAGGGCGACGACGAGTCGAAGAAGCTGTACTGCATCTATGTTGCGGTCGGCCAGAAGCGCTCCACCGTCGCGCAGATCGTGAAGACCCTGGAAGATTACGGCGCGATGGAATACTCCATCGTGGTCGCCGCGACGGCCTCCGAGCCGGCCCCGCTGCAGTTCCTGGCGCCCTATACCGGCTGCGCCATGGGCGAGTTCTTCCGCGACAACGGCATGCACGCGCTGATCATCTATGATGATCTGTCGAAGCAGGCCACCGCCTATCGCCAGATGTCGCTGCTGCTGCGCCGCCCGCCGGGCCGCGAAGCCTTCCCGGGCGACGTGTTCTATCTGCACTCACGCCTGCTGGAGCGTGCCGCGAAGATGAACGAGGAGCATGGCTCCGGTTCGCTGACCGCGCTGCCTGTCATCGAGACCCAGGCGGGCGACGTGTCGGCCTTCATCCCGACCAACGTGATTTCGATCACCGACGGTCAGATCTTCCTGGAAACCGGCCTGTTCTATAAGGGCATCCGCCCGGCGGTGAACGTCGGCATCTCCGTGTCGCGCGTCGGTTCCGCCGCGCAGATCAAGGCGATGAAGCAGGTTGCCGGCTCGATCAAGCTGGAACTGGCCCAGTATCGCGAGATGGAAGCGTTCGCGCAGTTCGCCTCCGACCTCGACGCCTCGACCCAGCGCCTGCTGGCCCGCGGTTCGCGCCTGACGCAGCTGCTGAAGCAGCCGCAGTACAGCCCGCTGCCGGTTGAGGAGCAGGTCGCCGTGATCTATGCCGGCGTGAAGGGCTACCTCGACAAGATCCCGGTGGATCAGGTCAACAAGTACGAGGCGGGCCTGCTGTCGGAGCTGCGCGGCAAGGGCAAGGACATCCTGGCTGCGATCCGCAAGGAGCAGCAGCTGACCTCGGAAATCGAGGGCAAGCTGAAGGATCTCCTGGAGACCTACTCCAAGACCTTCGCCTGATCGCCTAGCGGACCCGGCAGCAACCAAGGCGAAAGCGGATGCCCAGCCTCAAAGACCTAAGAAATCGGATCAAGAGCGTCCAATCGACGCGCAAGATCACCTCGGCGATGAAGATGGTCGCCGCCGCGAAGCTGCGTCGCGCGCAGGAGCAGGCCGAAGCCGCCCGCCCCTACGCCGAGCGCATGGAGCGGATGCTGGCCTCGGTCGCCGGCCGGCTGCAGGGCGCCACCGGCGCCCCCAAGCTGGTTTCCGGCACCGGTAAGGACGATGTACACCTGGTCGTCGTCGCCACCGCGGATCGCGGCCTGTGCGGCGGCTTCAACACCAACATCGTGCGCGCCGCGCGGAACCATATCCGCAAACTGCTTGCCGACGGCAAGACGGTGAAGATCCTGTGCGTCGGCCGCAAGGGCCGCGACGTGCTGCGCCGCGAGTACCGCGACAAGATCGTCGATATGATCAGCTTCGCGGGCCAGAAGCGTCTCTCCTTCGCGGACGCCAACGGCATCGCCGTGCGCCTGCTGGAGATGTTCGAGGCCGGCGAGTTCGACGTGGCGACGATCTTCTACGCGCGCTTCAGGTCGGCGATTGCGCAGATTCCGACCGGTCAGCAGATCATCCCGGTGGCGCTGCCCGCCAAGGAAGAGACGCAGGAAGCCTCCGGCTCCCAGGCGCTCTATGAATATGAGCCCGACGAGGAGCAGATTCTGGCGGCGCTGCTGCCGCGCAACCTCGCGGTGCAGATCTACAAGACGCTGCTTGAGAACGCCGCCGGCGAACAGGGTGCCCGCATGTCCGCGATGGACAGCGCCACCCGCAATGCCGGCGACATGATCAACAAGCTGTCCTTGACGTATAACCGCCAGCGCCAGGCGAACATCACCAAGGAGCTGATCGAGATCATCTCCGGCGCGGAAGCGCTGTAACGTACCGGCGCGACAAAACGGATCGAAAGAGTGGAGTAGGCCATGGCGAAGAAAAATCTCGTTGGCAAGATTACCCAGGTGATCGGCGCCGTCGTTGACGTTCAGTTCGACGGCGACCTGCCGGCCATCCTGAACGCGCTGCATGTGAAGCTGGGCAAGAGCACCCTGGTGCTGGAAGTTGCCCAGCATCTGGGTGAGAACACGGTGCGCACCATCGCCATGGACACGACCGACGGTCTGGTCCGCGGCCAGGAGGCTGTCGATACCGGCGAGGCGATCTCCGTGCCGGTCGGCCCCGAGACGCTGGGCCGCATCATGAACGTCATCGGCGACCCGGTGGACGAGCGTGGCCCGGTGAAGACGGCGACCAAGATGCCGATCCACCGCCAGGCCCCGGCCTTTGTCGATCAGTCCACCGAGACCGAGCAGCTGATCACCGGCATCAAGGTCATCGACCTGCTGGCACCGTATGCCAAGGGCGGCAAGATCGGCCTGTTCGGCGGTGCCGGCGTCGGCAAGACCGTGCTGATCATGGAGCTGATCAACAACGTCGCGAAGGCGCATGGCGGCGTGTCCGTGTTCGCCGGCGTCGGCGAGCGTACCCGCGAGGGTAACGACCTCTATCACGAGATGATGGAATCGGGCGTCATCAAGCTGGATGGCGAAGGTTCCAAGGTGGCGCTGGTCTATGGCCAGATGAACGAGCCCCCGGGGGCCCGTGCCCGCGTCGCGCTGACCGGCCTGACCCAGGCCGAGTATTTCCGCGACGAGGAAGGCCAGGACGTGCTGTTCTTCGTGGACAACATCTTCCGCTTCACCCAGGCCGGCTCGGAAGTGTCCGCGCTGCTGGGCCGTATCCCCTCGGCGGTGGGCTATCAGCCGACGCTGGGTACCGACATGGGCGGCCTGCAGGAGCGCATCACCTCCACCAAGAAGGGCTCGATCACCTCGGTGCAGGCCATCTACGTGCCCGCCGACGACCTGACCGACCCGGCACCGGCGACCTCCTTCGCCCATCTGGACGCCACCACCGTGCTGTCGCGCCAGATCGCGGAGCTGGGCATCTACCCGGCCGTCGATCCGCTGGACTCCAACAGCCGTATTCTCGATCCGCGTATCATCGGCGAGGAGCACTACAACACCGCCCGCGACGTGCAGCGCATCCTGCAGACCTACAAGTCGCTGCAGGACATCATCGCCATTCTGGGCATGGACGAACTGTCGGAAGACGACAAGCTGGTCGTCGCCCGCGCCCGCAAGATCCAGCGCTTCCTGTCGCAGCCCTTCCACGTCGCCGAAGTGTTCACCGGCACGCCGGGCACGCTGGTCAGCCTGGAAGACACCATCAAGGCCTTCAAGGGCATCTGCGCCGGCGAGTATGACGACCTGCCCGAGCAGGCCTTCTACATGGTCGGCACCATCGACGAGGCCATTGCGAAGGCGAAGAAGATGGCGGCGGAGGTGGCCTAACGGCCACCCCCCGCTTTCCTGAATCGCACCCGCTGACGGGAGAAGGCTGACAAATGGCCGAAACCACGAACTTCGAGCTGGTCTCGCCGGAAAAGCTGCTGGTTTCGCAGCCGGTGGAGATGGTTGTGGTGCCGGGCGCCGAGGGGTATTTCGGTGTCCTGCCGCGCCATGCCCCCTTCATCTCGACCCTGATTCCCGGCGTCATCCAGATTTATGAGGGTGGCCAGGTGAAGGAACGCATCTTCGTCGCCGGCGGCTTCGCCGAGGTGACGGAGGATCGCTGCACGGTTCTGGCCGAGGTGGCGATGCCGATGGGCGAGATCGACCGTGCCGCCGTCGAGCAGACCCTGAAGAACCTCGCCGAGGACCTTCAGGAGGCCAAGAGCGACGCCGAGAAGGCCGCCGTGCAGGACAAGATCGCGGTGGAACAGGCCAAGCTGCGTGCCCTGGATACCGGGAGCTGATCCAGCTTCGGCCTGCGCCGGAAGACAATCAGGCGGGACCCTTTCGGGTCC
This window harbors:
- a CDS encoding F0F1 ATP synthase subunit gamma encodes the protein MPSLKDLRNRIKSVQSTRKITSAMKMVAAAKLRRAQEQAEAARPYAERMERMLASVAGRLQGATGAPKLVSGTGKDDVHLVVVATADRGLCGGFNTNIVRAARNHIRKLLADGKTVKILCVGRKGRDVLRREYRDKIVDMISFAGQKRLSFADANGIAVRLLEMFEAGEFDVATIFYARFRSAIAQIPTGQQIIPVALPAKEETQEASGSQALYEYEPDEEQILAALLPRNLAVQIYKTLLENAAGEQGARMSAMDSATRNAGDMINKLSLTYNRQRQANITKELIEIISGAEAL
- the atpD gene encoding F0F1 ATP synthase subunit beta, with translation MAKKNLVGKITQVIGAVVDVQFDGDLPAILNALHVKLGKSTLVLEVAQHLGENTVRTIAMDTTDGLVRGQEAVDTGEAISVPVGPETLGRIMNVIGDPVDERGPVKTATKMPIHRQAPAFVDQSTETEQLITGIKVIDLLAPYAKGGKIGLFGGAGVGKTVLIMELINNVAKAHGGVSVFAGVGERTREGNDLYHEMMESGVIKLDGEGSKVALVYGQMNEPPGARARVALTGLTQAEYFRDEEGQDVLFFVDNIFRFTQAGSEVSALLGRIPSAVGYQPTLGTDMGGLQERITSTKKGSITSVQAIYVPADDLTDPAPATSFAHLDATTVLSRQIAELGIYPAVDPLDSNSRILDPRIIGEEHYNTARDVQRILQTYKSLQDIIAILGMDELSEDDKLVVARARKIQRFLSQPFHVAEVFTGTPGTLVSLEDTIKAFKGICAGEYDDLPEQAFYMVGTIDEAIAKAKKMAAEVA
- a CDS encoding primosomal protein N'; translation: GALRPVLLPPALPPEQPDPDRKRADLAPDQATVAEALASGIGQGYRATLLDGVTGSGKTEVYFEAIAAALKQGHQVMVLLPEIALTPHWLERFEARFGCRPTEWHSELTQAQRRDNWRAIAEGKASIVVGARSALFLPFPALGLIVVDEEHESAFKQEEGVTYHARDMAVVRAYLAKIPIVLVSATPSLETMANVESGRYQRVSLPDRFAGAALPMIQAIDMRASKPPPGRWLSPPLVEALRGTLEAGEQALLFLNRRGYAPLTLCGACGHRLACPNCTAWLVEHRLAGRLQCHQCGHTEKLPDHCPACDSEEGFKAVGPGVERIAEEVLHLFPEARFALIASDTLGGPAAVAEMLRSVRDREVDILIGTQMVAKGHHFPMLTLVGVVDADLGLVGGDLRAAERTYQLLHQVAGRAGRAEHPGRVLLQTYEPGHKVIQALVEGDRDRFLEAEADDRRRAGMPPYGRLAALIVSGADRNQVEATALRLGRAAPRQESIRVLGPAPAPFSVLRGRHRFRLLLQAPRGVNVQAVLRYWLAQVQIPHAVRVSVDIDPYNFL
- a CDS encoding F0F1 ATP synthase subunit delta — protein: MAKGMQGLSAIAQRYATALYELAETEKTLDDVAADLRDLRQMLVDSEDLARLTRSPILSRDEQSKAIAAILDKAGAKPLTKKFVGTLAMNRRLFALPGIIDAFLSELARRRGEVTAEISSAKALTKTQEKALTDALKKAIGSTVAIETKVEPALIGGLIVKVGSRMIDSSLRTKLQRLQLAMKGTA
- a CDS encoding F0F1 ATP synthase subunit epsilon, which gives rise to MAETTNFELVSPEKLLVSQPVEMVVVPGAEGYFGVLPRHAPFISTLIPGVIQIYEGGQVKERIFVAGGFAEVTEDRCTVLAEVAMPMGEIDRAAVEQTLKNLAEDLQEAKSDAEKAAVQDKIAVEQAKLRALDTGS
- the atpA gene encoding F0F1 ATP synthase subunit alpha — protein: MDIRAAEISSILKDQIANFGTEAEVAEVGTVLSVSDGIARVYGLDKVEAGEMVEFPNGIRGMALNLETDNVGVVIFGDDRDIKEGDTVKRTGTIVDAPVGKGLLGRVVDGLGNPIDGKGPLKDVKRTRVEVKAPGIIPRRSVHEPMQTGLKAIDSLIPVGRGQRELIIGDRQTGKTAVAIDTILNQAVINKGDDESKKLYCIYVAVGQKRSTVAQIVKTLEDYGAMEYSIVVAATASEPAPLQFLAPYTGCAMGEFFRDNGMHALIIYDDLSKQATAYRQMSLLLRRPPGREAFPGDVFYLHSRLLERAAKMNEEHGSGSLTALPVIETQAGDVSAFIPTNVISITDGQIFLETGLFYKGIRPAVNVGISVSRVGSAAQIKAMKQVAGSIKLELAQYREMEAFAQFASDLDASTQRLLARGSRLTQLLKQPQYSPLPVEEQVAVIYAGVKGYLDKIPVDQVNKYEAGLLSELRGKGKDILAAIRKEQQLTSEIEGKLKDLLETYSKTFA